GGTAAAGGCGCAACCGGCGCGTCGTCGCACATGAGGGTTCCATGGATCGCAGGCGGTTTCTTCAGGGGGCGACGGTCGCTTCGGGCATGGCGTTGACTGCCAAGGGTCTGGCGGCGGATGTGGCGGGCGCGGCGAAGCAGCCCCCGGCCGGCGGCATGCTGCCGCGCGTGTGTTCCACGTGGGACTTCGGCGTAGCCGCCAACCAGGCCGCGTGGAAGGTGCTCGCCGGCGGCGGTCGGTCGCTGGATGCGGTCGAAGCCGGCGCACGCGTGCCCGAGGCCGACCTGCGCAACCACAGCGTGGGACGCGCCGGCTATCCCGACCGGGACGGCAAGGTCACGCTCGATGCCAGCATCATGGACGAGAACGGCAACTGCGGCGCCGTCGCGGCGATCGAGCACATCGCGCATCCCATCTCCGTCGCGCGCCGCGTCATGGAGCGTACGCCGCACGTGCTGCTGGTCGGCGACGGCGCGCTGCAATTCGCGCTCGAGCAGGGCTTTCCCCGCGAGGAACTGCTTACGCCCGAGTCGGACAAGGCCTGGCACGAGTGGCTCAAGTCGGCGAAGTACAAGCCGGTGGCCAACAGCGAAGTGAAGAGTTACAACGCCGGTCCAGGCGGCACGCCGGGCGATGCCAGCAACCACGACACCATCGGCATGCTCGCCATCGATGCCAGGGGCAATCTCTCCGGTGCCTGCACCACCAGCGGCATGGCGTGGAAGCTGCACGGCCGTGTCGGCGACAGCCCGATCATCGGCGCAGGCCTGTATGTCGACAACGAGGTGGGCGCGGCAACCTCCACCGGCGTGGGCGAGGAAGTGATCCGTAACGTCGGCAGCTTCCTGGTCGTGGAATTGATGCGCCAGGGCCGATCACCCGAAGACGCCTGCCGCGAGGCGGTGGAACGCATCCTCCGGCGCAAGCCGCAGGCGAAGGATCTCCAGGTCGGCTTCCTCGCCCTCGACAAGAAGGGCAACGTGGGCGCGTGGTCGATCCAGAAGGGCTTCTCGTACGCGGTGTGCGATGCGTCGAAGCAGGATGCCCTGCATCCCGGCAAGAGCACCTACTGAGATGGCGTTGCTCGAAGTGGCAGCCAATTCCGTCGCCTCGGCGTTCGCGGCGCAGGAAGGCGGCGCCGGGCGCATCGAACTGTGCGCCAGCCTGGAAGAGGGGGGTGTAACCCCCTCGCATGGCACGATCATGCTCGCGCGCGAGGGGCTGACCATCCCGCTCTATGTCCTTATCCGCCCGCGCGGGGGCGACTTCCTCTACGAGAACATCGAGATCGAGTGCATGCTCGACGACATCGAACACTGCCGCGACCTGGGCTGCGACGGCGTCGTCGTCGGCGCGCTTACGGCGGAGGGCGACGTGGATACCGAGGCGTGCGCCTTGTTCGTGCGTGCGGCGGGCAGGATGGGCGTCACCTTCCATCGTGCCTTCGACCTGGTGCCCGATCGCCGTGAAGCCCTGGAAACCGTCATCGATCTCGGCTTCGAGCGGGTTCTCACATCGGGCGGCATGCAGAGTGCCGTGGCGGGCGCGGCCTCGATCGCGCAGCTGGTCGCGCAGGCCGGCGATCGTATCGTGGTGATGCCCGGCGCCGGCATCGAGCCGGGTAACGCCGACAACCTGCGGGCCGCGACGCGTGCGCGCGAGTTCCATGCGTCGGCGAAGCGGCGGCTACCCTCGGGCATGCGGTCGCCGGCCGATGCACTGGGCATGGGCGCAGGCGAGACGCGTACCGACGTGGACACGGTAAGGGCCATCGTCGCCGCGCTGGCGTAGGAGACCACGATGTGGGCTGGCGTAGGAGCCCACGATGTGGGCGAACCCTCAGCCCACCTACAGCGAACGAGGCCATGCACAACATCCAGGCGAGCGCTCTAAACCTTGACCGGCAACAGCCCCCCCGGTGTCACCGCGACAATGCGGCGGCCGGGCGCGGGCGGCGTCTCGTGCAGGCCGGTGAGGGTGCCGAAGGCCGGCAGCATGCCGACGTGGCGGTCGAACACGAAGGCGGGCAGGCGATGCTTGCGCCAGCCGTCGCGCACCACGACCCCCGGGTGCACGTGGCCCGATAGCGTGTAGCCATCGGCATGCGGCTCGGGATGATGGGCCAGCACGAACGGTGGCGCATGCATGCGATCCGGCCGCACCTCCACGCCCAGCGTGCCCACGTCGAAGTGCCGGTCGTGGTTGCCGGCGACAAGTATCATCGCCACCCCGGCATGTGCCTCGCGCCAGGCGCGCACACGCGAAACCCACGCGCTGCGTTCCGTCGCGGCGCCGTGCACCATATCGCCCAACACGACCAGCGTTTCCGGCTGGAACGTGGCGATCAGCGCGTCCAGGCGTGCCAGGTCGTCGTCCGTATCGCCGCTGGGCACCGCGATGCCGGCACGGCGGAACACGGCGCCCTTGCCGAAGTGCACGTCGGTGACCATGAGCGTGCGTCGGGCCGACCAGTGGATCGCACGTTCGCCATGCAACGTGAGCCGTTCGCCGGCCACCTCGATGTCCAGTGTGTTCATGATCCGGCGCCTGCTTCCAGCTTGGCCAGCATGCGTTCGACACGGCTCTTCCAGTCGTCGGCGGCGATGCCGCCACGTAGTCGCTCCACCCATAGTGGAAACGCCAGCGGGCTGAGCCGCTTGGGCTCGTTCCACAGCAGCTGCGCACGCGCGATGCGCACCAGGCAATGGCGCAGGCGCGTGTAGTCGAGCTGTTGGTCGAGCACTTCGCGTTCGGCCTGCCACAGCAGGGGATGCTCGGGATCGTGACGACGCAGCACGTCGTACAGCAAGCCACTGGATGCCTGCAGCTGCCGCATCGTCTTGTTGTGCGCCGGGTAGCCGTTGAAGACCAGCCCGGCGACACGCGCGATCTCACGGAACTGGCGCTTGGCCAGCTCCGACAGGTTGACGCTTGCACGGATGTCGCTGCGCAGGCCTTGCGGATGCAGCAGGACGCGCATCGCTTCCGCGTCCAGTGCGGGCATGCGCGCGGCCGTGATCGTGAGCCCGTAGTCGTTGACGGCGTAGCCGTAGTCGCCCGGCTGGATGCGCGCGAGGCGCAGCGCGAGTACGGCGGCCAGGCCCTCGTGTGCCAGCCGGCCCGCGAACGGGTAGACGAACAGGTAATCGCCCTCGCGGGTGCGTGTTCGCTCGCACAGCGTGGCATCCATGGACGGCACGCTGGATTGCCGGCGCTGGATATCCAGCAAGGGGGCGAGGGCGCGCATCTCGGCTTCGCGGCCTTCGCCGGCCAGCGTGCGACGCAGTTCGTCGGACAGTTCGCCCGACAGAGGCAGCCGACCGCCCATCCAGCGCGGCACGCCACCGCGGCGGTTGGGTGCGGGGCGCACGTAGGCGGTCATGTCGCGCACGCGCACCAGTTCGAGGTGGCGGCCGGCGAAGAGGAAGCGATCGCCGGGACGCAGGCGCGACAGGAAACTCTCTTCCACCGTGCCCAGCCGCGCGCCCTTCATGTAACGCACGGCCAGGCTACCGTCCGACGTGATCGTGCCGATGGACAGACGGTGCATACGGGCGACGCGACCGCTCTCGACATGGAAGCGGCCTTCCGTATCGGCCAGCTTGCGATACTCCGGGTAACTGGCGAGCGCGGAGCCACCGGTGCGCAGATAGGACAGCACGGCGTCGAAACGCTCGCGCGGTAGCGAGGCGTACGCCAGCGACGAGGTGATCTCCGTGTAGGCCTCATCGGCCGTGAAGCCGCCGCCCAGTGCCATCGTCAGCAGGTGCTGGGCCAGCACGTCCAGGCAGCCGCGCATCGGGTGACGCGGCTCCAGGTGACCTTCGGCCAGTGCGCGTCGCGCGGCGGCGATCTCGGCCAGCTCGAGCAGGTGGGTGGGTACGCACAGGATCTTCGAAGGCAGCCCCGGCCGGTGGCCGCTGCGCCCGGCGCGCTGGAGCAGGCGGGCGACGCTTTTCGGGCTGCCGATCTGGATCACCCGCTCCACGCTGGCAAAATCCACGCCCAGGTCGAGGCTGGACGTGGCGACCACGCAACGCAGTGCGCCCTGGCGCAGTTTTTCCTCGGTAGCCAGGCGCAACTTCGGATCGATCGAGCCGTGATGAAGCGCCAGCGATTCGGGTGCCTCCGGCCATACCGAGGCCAGCGCTTCGTGCCACAGCTCCGCCTGCGAGCGCGTGTTGGCGAAGACGAGGCTGCTGCGGGCGTCCAGCACGGCTTTCAACACACGCGGCAGTTGCGACAGGCCAAGGTGCCCGGCCCACGGGAAGCGCTCGCCACCTTCCGGCAGGGCAGTCTCGATCACGGTCTTCTTGCGGCCACCGCCACCGATCAGCACGCCGTCGCCGGATAGCGCGTGCAGGGCTTCGTCCAGGTTGCCCAGCGTGGCCGAGAGGCCCCAGGTGCGCAGTTGCGGCAGCCAGTGGCGCAGGCGCGTGAGTCCCAGTTGCAGCAGGATGCCGCGCTTGTTGCCGAGCAGTTCGTGCCATTCGTCCACCACGATGCCGCGCAGCGAGGCGAACCGCTCGCGCGCATCGGGGTAGCTGAGCAGCAGCGCGAGGCTTTCCGGCGTGGTTACCAGCAGTTCGCAGGCACCCCGGCGCAGGCGGGCGCGCTCGGCGCTGCCGCTGTCGCCCGTGCGGCGAAGCACCCGCCACGGTAGCTCCATCGCCTCGACGGCGGCGGTGAGGTGTTGCGCGGTGTCGGTGGCCAGCGAACGCAGCGGCGTGATCCAGAGCAACTGCAACCCGCTCTGCGGACGCAGCACGGCGTCGATCAGCGGGCCGCCGGCCGCTGCCAGGGTCTTGCCGGTGCCGGTGGGTGCATGGATAAGACCGTTACGGCCTTCGGCCCATGCGCGCCATGCCGCGCGCTGGAACGCGGCGGGTTTTCGTTCCTGCGTGGCGAACCACGCGACGAGGCGTGCCTCAGCCCGCCGCCAGGCGGCGGAGGTCGTCGAGTTTGTCGGCATCGCGGATCGCCAGGTCGGTGCGCCAGCGGAGGATGCGCGGGAAGCGCACGGCCACGCCGGCCTTGTGACGGCCGGAGGCCTGGATCGCCTCGAAGGCGAGTTCGAAGACATGCGTGGGTTCGACCGAGCGGACCGGGCCGAAACGGTCGATGGTGTGTGCGCGTATCCAGCGATCGAGCCGGCCGATCTCGGCGTCGTCCAGGCCGGAATACGCCTTGGCGACAGGGACCAGCGTCTCCCCGTCCCAGACGCCGAAGGTGTAGTCGGTGAACAGGCCGGAGCGCCGGCCATGGCCGGGCTGCGCATAGAGCAGCACGGCGTCCACCGTGTAAGGCTCCACCTTCCACTTCCACCAGTCGCCTCGTTTGCGGCCGACGCGATAGGGCGAGTCGCGCCGCTTCAGCATCAACCCCTCCGTGCGCCGCTCGCGCGATTCGGTGCGCCACTGAGCCAGGCTTGCCCAGTCGCTTGCGCGCGCTTCGGGCGACAGCGTCAGCGTGGGACCATGCGATGCGATGAGGCGTTCGAGCAGCAAACGTCGCTCCGCCAGCGGACGCTCGCGCAGGTCGTGCCCGTCGAGTTCCAGCAGGTCGTACGCCATCAGGCGCACCGGCGTGTCGGCCAGCAGTTTCGGACCGGGCTTGAGCTTGCCGATACGTTTCTGCAGGGCGGCGAACAACAGCGGATGGTCCTCGCCCGGCGACCAGGCCAGGATCTCGCCATCGATGACGCAGCCGTCGGGCAGGGCGGCCGCGGCCAGCTCCAGTTCCGGAAAGCGGCCGTCCATGCGCTCCTCGCCGCGAGACCAGATCAGCGCACCTTCGGCACGGCGCATGAGCTGCGCGCGGATGCCGTCCCACTTCCATTCGGCCAGCCAGTCGTCGATCGCACCGAGCGCATCGACGTCCTGTTCGAGCGGCGAGGCCAGGAAAAAGGGGTAGGGG
This DNA window, taken from Luteibacter sp. 9135, encodes the following:
- a CDS encoding N(4)-(beta-N-acetylglucosaminyl)-L-asparaginase, whose product is MDRRRFLQGATVASGMALTAKGLAADVAGAAKQPPAGGMLPRVCSTWDFGVAANQAAWKVLAGGGRSLDAVEAGARVPEADLRNHSVGRAGYPDRDGKVTLDASIMDENGNCGAVAAIEHIAHPISVARRVMERTPHVLLVGDGALQFALEQGFPREELLTPESDKAWHEWLKSAKYKPVANSEVKSYNAGPGGTPGDASNHDTIGMLAIDARGNLSGACTTSGMAWKLHGRVGDSPIIGAGLYVDNEVGAATSTGVGEEVIRNVGSFLVVELMRQGRSPEDACREAVERILRRKPQAKDLQVGFLALDKKGNVGAWSIQKGFSYAVCDASKQDALHPGKSTY
- a CDS encoding copper homeostasis protein CutC, whose translation is MALLEVAANSVASAFAAQEGGAGRIELCASLEEGGVTPSHGTIMLAREGLTIPLYVLIRPRGGDFLYENIEIECMLDDIEHCRDLGCDGVVVGALTAEGDVDTEACALFVRAAGRMGVTFHRAFDLVPDRREALETVIDLGFERVLTSGGMQSAVAGAASIAQLVAQAGDRIVVMPGAGIEPGNADNLRAATRAREFHASAKRRLPSGMRSPADALGMGAGETRTDVDTVRAIVAALA
- the pdeM gene encoding ligase-associated DNA damage response endonuclease PdeM, whose product is MNTLDIEVAGERLTLHGERAIHWSARRTLMVTDVHFGKGAVFRRAGIAVPSGDTDDDLARLDALIATFQPETLVVLGDMVHGAATERSAWVSRVRAWREAHAGVAMILVAGNHDRHFDVGTLGVEVRPDRMHAPPFVLAHHPEPHADGYTLSGHVHPGVVVRDGWRKHRLPAFVFDRHVGMLPAFGTLTGLHETPPAPGRRIVAVTPGGLLPVKV
- a CDS encoding ligase-associated DNA damage response DEXH box helicase; this encodes MPTNSTTSAAWRRAEARLVAWFATQERKPAAFQRAAWRAWAEGRNGLIHAPTGTGKTLAAAGGPLIDAVLRPQSGLQLLWITPLRSLATDTAQHLTAAVEAMELPWRVLRRTGDSGSAERARLRRGACELLVTTPESLALLLSYPDARERFASLRGIVVDEWHELLGNKRGILLQLGLTRLRHWLPQLRTWGLSATLGNLDEALHALSGDGVLIGGGGRKKTVIETALPEGGERFPWAGHLGLSQLPRVLKAVLDARSSLVFANTRSQAELWHEALASVWPEAPESLALHHGSIDPKLRLATEEKLRQGALRCVVATSSLDLGVDFASVERVIQIGSPKSVARLLQRAGRSGHRPGLPSKILCVPTHLLELAEIAAARRALAEGHLEPRHPMRGCLDVLAQHLLTMALGGGFTADEAYTEITSSLAYASLPRERFDAVLSYLRTGGSALASYPEYRKLADTEGRFHVESGRVARMHRLSIGTITSDGSLAVRYMKGARLGTVEESFLSRLRPGDRFLFAGRHLELVRVRDMTAYVRPAPNRRGGVPRWMGGRLPLSGELSDELRRTLAGEGREAEMRALAPLLDIQRRQSSVPSMDATLCERTRTREGDYLFVYPFAGRLAHEGLAAVLALRLARIQPGDYGYAVNDYGLTITAARMPALDAEAMRVLLHPQGLRSDIRASVNLSELAKRQFREIARVAGLVFNGYPAHNKTMRQLQASSGLLYDVLRRHDPEHPLLWQAEREVLDQQLDYTRLRHCLVRIARAQLLWNEPKRLSPLAFPLWVERLRGGIAADDWKSRVERMLAKLEAGAGS
- a CDS encoding ATP-dependent DNA ligase; this encodes MRRFARLFEALDRTASTTAKREAMATYFADAPAEDAAWAVYVLGGGKLKRTASSTEMRTALAIETGYADWLIDDSYQHVGDLAETIALMLPGTDDDENEDTALHVWMEARLPSLGKLEAGERIAMLREWWRSTPKEQIFLVNKLLTGSLRVGVSQRLVVQALAQWSALATDLIAHRMSGTWKPSAEAFQALAGPERDDEHAGERPYPFFLASPLEQDVDALGAIDDWLAEWKWDGIRAQLMRRAEGALIWSRGEERMDGRFPELELAAAALPDGCVIDGEILAWSPGEDHPLLFAALQKRIGKLKPGPKLLADTPVRLMAYDLLELDGHDLRERPLAERRLLLERLIASHGPTLTLSPEARASDWASLAQWRTESRERRTEGLMLKRRDSPYRVGRKRGDWWKWKVEPYTVDAVLLYAQPGHGRRSGLFTDYTFGVWDGETLVPVAKAYSGLDDAEIGRLDRWIRAHTIDRFGPVRSVEPTHVFELAFEAIQASGRHKAGVAVRFPRILRWRTDLAIRDADKLDDLRRLAAG